One stretch of Hydrogenovibrio kuenenii DSM 12350 DNA includes these proteins:
- a CDS encoding tetratricopeptide repeat protein, with translation MGTLNSVIKTGMLLAGLLMMSNAVLAADTSAQSAKVASSAQDKQVEKAVDHLKKPLYTPFIERYVLDDLKQLRVDMNNLRVDMTKEVTDRELTATNRAVNYATDTVTYFFYLIAGISSVLLLVGWTSLREVKERVLNLADSKVNAVVSQYEGRLAKLEQDLQKKSVGIYNAQKKLEQHQDIHSLWLKAGQEQILSNRLDIYDQILELDPENGEAMTYKADVALEMDEPQWAINLCNQALSVDPENKHAFYQLAGAYTLLDQPNEALSNLEKALKDAEGMADEVVNDPIFASLLDNPKFKELLSIGGENVQGESDTPQPKT, from the coding sequence ATGGGAACACTAAATAGTGTCATTAAAACAGGGATGTTACTAGCGGGTTTACTCATGATGAGTAATGCTGTTTTGGCGGCAGATACTTCTGCGCAGTCAGCTAAGGTTGCATCATCTGCACAAGATAAACAGGTGGAAAAAGCGGTCGATCACCTGAAAAAACCTTTATATACGCCGTTTATTGAAAGGTATGTATTGGATGACCTTAAGCAATTGCGTGTCGATATGAATAATCTGCGGGTGGATATGACCAAAGAAGTTACCGATCGCGAATTAACGGCAACCAATCGTGCAGTCAACTATGCGACGGATACTGTCACCTATTTCTTTTATTTGATCGCCGGGATCAGTTCGGTGTTGCTACTGGTTGGTTGGACTTCTTTACGGGAAGTTAAGGAGCGAGTACTTAACCTTGCGGATTCTAAAGTTAATGCGGTGGTGTCACAGTATGAAGGCCGGTTAGCTAAGCTGGAACAAGACCTACAAAAGAAATCCGTCGGTATCTACAATGCGCAGAAGAAGCTGGAACAACATCAGGATATTCATAGTCTCTGGTTGAAAGCCGGCCAGGAACAGATATTGAGTAATCGCTTGGATATCTATGACCAGATTTTGGAGTTGGATCCGGAAAATGGTGAAGCCATGACCTATAAGGCCGACGTTGCGCTAGAAATGGATGAACCACAATGGGCGATAAATTTGTGTAATCAGGCATTGAGTGTTGATCCGGAAAACAAGCATGCGTTCTATCAGCTTGCAGGTGCCTATACCTTACTTGATCAACCCAATGAAGCTTTATCAAATCTTGAAAAAGCGCTCAAGGATGCCGAAGGGATGGCAGACGAAGTCGTCAATGATCCCATATTTGCAAGTCTACTCGACAATCCAAAATTCAAAGAACTATTGAGTATTGGTGGTGAAAATGTGCAAGGCGAGTCAGACACACCACAACCCAAAACCTAA
- a CDS encoding sodium/proline symporter, with the protein MILITFLFFLGLFFLIGVATYFFSKNTTEDYLVAGKQVHPALVGLSAVATNNSGFMFIGMIGATYSMGLSSIWLMIGWIVGDMLAQRTTVGAIQNHAQKDGVHSFGGLLLNWMGHHQSPKGHRLRQLIGLLTIVFLVVYAAAQLKAGTKATQVLLGWSSQTGIFLAAAIIFAYSLAGGLRASIWTDAAQSVVMITGMILMVFFGITALGSLPEILSQLHAVSPHYMHWFPEGMTGISAILFVIGWVFGGMGVIGQPHIVIRFMTLHPERKPGEMQAYYYAWFIAFYGLTVTVGLLSRLLIPTTGGFDAELALPTLAIELMPKMFAGLMLAALFAATMSTVDSLVLSCSAALTRDLTQKPINSLYLTKFATFSIIVTAVLIAISNNQTVFKMVLDAWGLLGSAFGPLIIWLALKQPMGQKWAVVTILSGISTFVLFSYFDWMPEVYPVAFGMLTGLIVAFLMPAVPNLQKQPND; encoded by the coding sequence ATGATTTTAATAACCTTTCTCTTTTTTCTTGGCCTGTTCTTTTTGATTGGGGTGGCGACCTATTTCTTTTCCAAAAACACCACAGAGGATTATCTTGTAGCAGGTAAACAAGTGCATCCAGCGCTCGTCGGACTATCCGCAGTCGCTACCAACAATAGTGGGTTTATGTTTATCGGAATGATTGGTGCAACCTACAGTATGGGGTTGTCATCGATTTGGTTGATGATTGGTTGGATTGTCGGGGATATGCTCGCACAACGCACGACAGTCGGTGCGATTCAAAATCATGCCCAAAAAGATGGCGTGCATTCCTTTGGCGGTTTGTTGTTGAACTGGATGGGGCATCATCAATCGCCAAAGGGACATAGATTAAGACAATTGATTGGGTTGTTGACGATTGTTTTTTTGGTTGTCTATGCCGCTGCACAATTGAAAGCCGGTACCAAAGCTACACAAGTCTTACTGGGCTGGTCTTCGCAAACCGGGATTTTCTTGGCCGCAGCCATTATTTTTGCTTACAGTTTGGCGGGTGGGTTGAGAGCCTCAATCTGGACGGATGCGGCTCAGTCGGTTGTGATGATTACCGGTATGATTTTGATGGTATTTTTCGGAATCACTGCTTTAGGAAGTTTGCCGGAAATTTTGTCGCAATTACACGCTGTGTCTCCTCATTATATGCACTGGTTTCCCGAGGGAATGACTGGTATTTCAGCAATTTTATTCGTTATAGGTTGGGTGTTTGGTGGCATGGGTGTAATCGGTCAGCCCCATATCGTTATCCGTTTTATGACGCTACATCCAGAAAGAAAACCAGGTGAAATGCAAGCTTACTATTATGCTTGGTTTATCGCTTTTTATGGATTGACGGTTACCGTTGGTTTATTAAGTCGTTTGTTGATTCCAACGACTGGAGGGTTCGATGCGGAGTTGGCCTTGCCAACGCTGGCAATTGAGTTGATGCCGAAAATGTTTGCAGGACTGATGTTGGCTGCGTTATTTGCTGCCACCATGTCAACAGTCGATTCGTTGGTACTTTCCTGCTCGGCTGCTTTAACACGAGATTTGACGCAAAAACCGATAAACAGTTTGTATTTAACCAAGTTCGCGACGTTCAGTATTATCGTGACCGCCGTCTTGATAGCTATTTCCAACAATCAAACTGTGTTCAAAATGGTGTTGGATGCTTGGGGCTTGTTAGGTTCTGCATTTGGGCCTCTGATCATTTGGCTGGCGCTGAAGCAGCCTATGGGTCAAAAGTGGGCAGTAGTCACAATTTTATCGGGAATTTCTACGTTTGTACTTTTCTCTTACTTTGACTGGATGCCAGAGGTCTACCCAGTTGCATTTGGTATGTTGACTGGGTTGATAGTCGCATTTTTGATGCCTGCTGTTCCAAACCTTCAAAAACAACCCAACGACTAG